AACCATTATATTGTGgcccaggagaacatttgatagattatgaagaatacaacattttttgaatggtgattttgaattttaaaaaacccGTCAAATTTGCctctacaaaaatgtgtatcagctgcacacacacaacaaaaatatgacgcaatgtgtttccatttttgtatattcagggtcacattaggaaaagtccacctagaATAAAGTTGTGCAGGGTGATTTTACAACCTCAGTTTTAACTGAGTGGTTAATTAACATGCCAACAGGGACATTGTCTTTCATCTGACACAGTGAGATTGAAGCTCTTCACCAGCCTCTCTGACTCCTGCAGTTGTTGTCCAGTTGCATGCTTTTATGTTAATTACATAACATTGTTTAACCAATCACCGCACACCGCTGACAGCACCAGCTGTGTTGGAGCCAGATGAAATGAACTTTAATAGCTtgttgaaaatgaagaaaatttGATCTTTGAAGCAGGGGCTAAATTTGGCAGGAGATATGTGTGCTATGTGTGTCATAGACTCACAAACTTCTCAATGTCATTAGACAGAGCTAAACTCAGGTGTATTTACTGTCAACatttaatttttcactcattttccTAATGTGGAAATGAGGATTGCTTGCACACTGGTCACAAAAATGAACAGCTGTCTCTCTTCCAGCATCAAATGTTTGACAGTCAGCACTCACAATAATGTGGACCCTAATTTGTGCACATGAGTGGAGGATAACGTGGAACACCAGTCACTCACTTGTTGTCAGTCACACAGTGTCAGTGTTGAGCTTAACTGTAGAGGCCCACACACAAGATGATCCCAATTTAACCCTAAGGTCAAACTACCGCCAGGACAAAAATCTGATGTCGCTTACTGAATGGAAGAACAAACTTGTGATGTTGAATGATTCAGGGACCCAGAGCGCCTTAGGAGCCTCACAGTGTGCCAAGGATTGtggatatttattgttttaagtcTGTTGTGAGCTGCTCTGAAAAAATCTCAGGGGAATTGAAGTCACTGCCTTCAGTTGCAGTTCCTCTAATGGACACTAGAGGATGGATCCAGGAAAATATCTGACTGCACAAGACTAGATTTTAAAAGTTACTGATTTCAGAATTTAATattgcttcctctctctttggTAGAGGTTTAAAGAAAAGTTCAATAAAATTtgcatttaattgattttttggaGCGTCTGTGGAACAAACTGAATACACAACAGTGATATGAACTTCATATCGAACAGTTGCCTACTCATCAGAGCTTACTCGTTGAAAATGTACCTGCTGATGTTGATGAGAAATGTGAGGCAGGACTAAAACAGTagacaatgagctaaaagataATGTGCCGTGCAGCTGAAGAAAACAGTATAGTgtggtgataattctctgtgagTTTGTCTCTATGAGCGACACATTTCATATCATACATAGTtaagtttttgttgtgtttcctcaacttcttattgttttgttttgcttttagtAACTTTCAAAGATGATTGTGAACAGTTAAACTTAAATGAAGCTGAAGGTGCCAAACATATGGTTGGCACCACAAATCTAATTTGCTAGCCTGTAGCAGACTAATTTTATCATGTAGCAGTAGAGTATTGTATTTTGAAAAGTCAACAGAAGACACTTTGATTCACAGCAAACAGTCCTTAAATGGGACTCTGTTTGTCTGGTTTATTCTGTGTGTCTTTGCTAAAGCTatttttcaaattcaaacaCAACCAAGTCTCTAAATACAGGTCATTTAAGGTGAGCCACTACTTGAAACTACATAATATTTTAGTGCATAGTACATGCATAGGGGTTGTGCAGGTTTCAAGGGCTTGGAAAtcaaagcccccccccccccaaaaaaaacatctcctatcagAGCAGACACTTCAGTAAGGTCAGAAATCAGAGGTCTAAGAGCAGACTGACGCTCTTATAGGGTTATCCCATGAGTCATGAgaaagtgcgtgtgtgtgagtgtgtaaagGTGTTAAAATGTCAAGTGATAATGGGTGACTCAGAGACAGATTAAGGGTGGAAGTAACAAAAGTGAAATGATAAATATAGACGTGTTGAAAAGCCTGCAAAAGGCATCAAAAGCCAAAATGACTCCTGTTATCTGTACTGATCCCACCCTCcccaacaaagaaaaatgaaggaTCCATAGTTAGAAAGTGCAATTTTAAGATCATAAGCACCTTTAAAAGACACTTTGCTTTAGTGCAACCCTCGGGACGACATGCCTGCTTTGCACACAGGATATCTAATGCCTGGATTACTACCCTAACATCAGCCTTTAGGAATCCAAAGCTGTCTGTTCATTGTTCGCTCCTTTTGTTTTGAAGTGTGTTATGAACTCTGCGGCCAGCAGGGCTCGCTAGCGGGACTTTTAATCTTGTTAAAAATAGCAAAGAACTTGGCAGAGCTCGTGTACAAGTGGTAAGATGTCGACCGTTTGTGAGAGCCACTAATGCAAATACAAACACGGTCACCTTGTCACAGTGACTCTAATCTCAGGAAAGTCCCAGAACAGATGACAAATGGGATTTAGTGTGGAGGAGAAAGCCTGCAGCCAGATTGTGAAGCTTATTTAGTATTTCTGAccacgttttgtttttttgtttttttttaccagctaGTTTTTTAATCTCACATTCAGTAAAACATTCAGTTCATGACTTGTTTCAACGTGTCCTATTTTTAGAGTACCTTTTAAAGTCGATAATCACCTCTAGCTGTAGTAGTGTTCAACTATACTCTAAAATAGGCTTGCTTTATATGATGTAATTTATAGATTTACTGGCCAGTCACTTCAAAATGTCTTCTCATAATTCAGTTTTTCTGTTGACATGCATTTTCTCATTCACGTTGTTATCTTGACATTTGTGTTGTTGCCACTTCTACTACAGTCTGGCTTAACATGTCATCAGACCTCAGCTGGCGCCTCTGAGCAGCTTTCTTATCATCACACCATGTAATTGATACAGGAGAGTCACAAGATCACAACCAAGAGACATTACTCAGAGGAGGGTGCTCAtgtgtgaaacactgcagacTATTTCTTTAACAACTTTTTCTTACTGcccttgtttttctctctctctttatcacCAGCAGAGAgaattaaagaaaagagaagagaagcagTCCACTCCAGGCCAGGCTGCCTCAAACACCTGACCTGAGCTCATTTCCACACAACCAGCTGCAGTTTGAATCCCAGATTTCACCTCCTCAAATCTGCCTGAGCAGCTCAGTCCAGCTCCACTCAGTCCAAACAGGCCAAGCAGCCTGCCTGAACAGTCTCCTCTCCTAACCAAACCAATCAAAATCTAACCACTCCACTGTCACCATGGAGCGCGTTCAGCACATGGCCAAGTCGGCCGTCCGCCGGGCGTCCATGATCGAAGTGAATCCTCAAGCCAAGAGGAACCTGCAAGAGCTCTTCGTCAACTTCACCCTCATCCTCATCTGCCTGCTGCTCATTTACATCATCGTCCTGCTGAGCagctgagagcagcagagactCGGCTGTACTTTGGACGAAGCTCCCCTGCCCCCCTCTTTCCCAAGGGAATGATCGAAAGTGACCCATCTTCAACAGTTTAAACTTCactgatactgtatgtatgtatgtatgtatatctgCCAGCTGCTCATTCAGATTAACACCCTGCTTACTTTACAATGATTTAAGGTGATGTACAAATGACACTGGCTTCCTCCATTCAAGACATACTGTAGGACAATGTCCGCTGCTTTAGCAATGATAGGTGCAATGTGTACAACACTGAAATAAACACGTCACTGTTGTTTAACTTCCATTTCCCATGAGCCACGCTGCTTCCTGTATCCCCACCCCACGCAGCAGAAAGCAAAACATGTTGGAAAAGATTTTATTTCTATTAGTATACACTTCCTCATATGACGTGATGTGAATCGCTTTCTGTGGATGGAAGCTAAAGAttacactatttaaaaaaaaaactgataataCAATCTGCAGCTTAAACTTACATTTATGGGTAAATTATGGATTAATTCAGTAACTATAATGTAGTGTTTTGGTCACAACTGCAACAAGAAAGTATTTAGAAATCAATACATCTCAGATTCAGTTTCTCCATAGCAACGGTAATCAAAGCTCATGGGTGTTGTAGTATTCAGAGTCATCTGCCATGTCAAACtgaacacataaaacataattgaaaCAAAGCTAAAACAATGAGAACCGATGGCCATAATATAAACCTATGGGATTGTTACATTATGCAGATGACAAACAGATTTCCATGTTGAGTAACATTGAGGATATCATTAGaataaaaagctgaaatgtgAATTCTGAGTGGGCAAACTTTCCAACTATTTAAAACTACTTAAGGGAACAGGGAATTGGAAAGTCAAATTGGACCCATCTGTTTAATCTACAATGTGTAATTTATGAGAATAGGACATATTTTGATCTAATTACTGTCAAGCTAGTTGATCATGTGACAACCTGTGAAGCCAATCATCTTGTGTTACACTCAGTGTTCCTTGGACTTATTCTTgctttttataaaaacatattacttgataaaaaaaacacttggagATCATTCTAAGTACTATAGGTCTATAAAGTGCATATTCAACTTTTAGGCAGCTTCCTTGCAGGTGTTTCTGAAGTTATACATAAACATTTCAGCCTTATAATGATGTAAAGTATGGACTGTTTTTGctttactttgaggttcaggGGTAAAAATACATCTGTTTAGAGCGTTAAGTGAAAATAGAGAgcttcaaacacacaccacagatATAAGCCTGACATATACTGTGTACAATACATGCAGTTTATCATTTGTGAAGGAAAGCTTACTTTGCATGGTGTGATATCACTTAATGACCTTTTCTGTCTAAGCCATGTATGTTTTGACTAATGCTGACATTTTTTGGGTTTATGAACAATGGTGTACAAAATAAACTGTAGTCATGTTTTGAAAAGGGAATTTCAAGCccacaataataattattaatattattattacaaaactTTAGAAAATACAATTTGCCAGCCAAAAAATGTCCAATGCTGCACATTTTAATACcttcactgtaaaaacaaacaaacattggaTTATGAGTTATTGAGAGAAATTGTTTTGTCCTCTCCATGTATGTTTGGAAATTTGTACCACGTGACTTTTAAACTGTGGAACACCAAATACACTGCATGTCcatgcataaaataaaataaactgttttctCGTGATGTAGATGTTGAAGAATCATTTCTGTTATTGCACATCTTTATTATGCATTTTTGGGAAACCACTGATAGTCAGTGGCTTGTACCTTTACTAtactaattaaaatgtatcagaagaaaaacaacaacaaacaatctGAACATTTGACAATTCAGCCATACAGGAGCTTAGCCAGTCTTAATGATGACAGAATATTTAAATCTATAAAGAAACACACCATAAAACTATCACCATTAACCAGGAGACCAATGAAATGCTTCAATTAAGACAACTGACTCACCTGTGCGGCTTGATGGGAGAAGAGACAACAAAGACCACAAACTCTTCAGAACTCAGAAGTCAAAAATCTCCCATTCTTCACCAGTTCAACATATTTCTTAGTTTAGTTCAGTCATAAAAATAATGTTGTCGACAATATCCCCAGTTTCTTGGCTTGTAGCAGCCCTTTACTGTGACTATTTGGTTACTTTTGCAATCTTGGAGGTGAAATGTGATTGGTTCATTTCTAAGAATTATTGGCCCACCAATCACAGAGCTCTGACATATTTTTACCTAGCAACCAGCCAATATATGATGCTGATAGGATGGGATCCAGGTGTATTTGTCCTCTTTTCTGTATCAGATTTTTCCAATACAGGTGAAAGAAGTCTTAGAAAGGTTCATTTTGAAGTTGAAACATTTAGATGAACAAAAACGTATAAGTGATACCTTTTACAAATAGATTAGATGTTAAATGTATTGTATGGAGGCTCAGAAGAGACAAATGCCACACACATGACTCTCTGagtacataaatcaataaaaatgcaaGGTCAGTAATTTAAGTTAGTAACTAAAAAGCTTTATATTTGCTTCTTATCTTCCCTTGTCAGTTAACATTGGCACCAACTCTGTGATAAATGTCTAATGGATCCCAAAACATTAAATTCCCAAATTGTATAAATGCAAATCATATAATGATTATGACCatcattcaaatgtattattaaactGTGACTGCTTTTAACAATGGAGGTTTAGGatgttcctctttctctctcacacacacacacgctcgcacACAAGCATGTTGTCCTTGATCACTTTTGGGGATATGGGTTTGTTCAAGTTATTCCCAATGAACTGGTCTTAaatctgaaatttgtccccaaaagtcgCCTatgatagacacacacacacacacacacgcacccacacacactaaAAAGAGGACAACAGTTGGCAAAATCTCACAATCATAATTTTACTGTTCCATAACATACAAcagaaattatataaatataaataaatattgttattgttataattgTTATATATTTACCTCAAAAATGGCAAGACAGACATCATTAAATGATAAGTCACAAGGGTGATATCAATCCACTTTCAACTCAGTTCACAATACAAGCTGCAGCATGCTTATCAGCGACACATGTCCAgtttatttatcaaaatagATGGGTACAGCCCAACTTATCTTTACATTTCTCTCCAGTTTGGGAAAAACTGAGTTGAAAGTGAAATGACCTGAGCCCTGGTCTGTATATCCCAAcatcaaaaaactaaaaagacatTGAATGTTTTATGAGCTGCAGTTTCTATGGTTCACTGATGGTCAGCTGATGAcagtgttggaaaaaaaaaactccataaGTTTCCTCTGTCAGTTTGAAACATCAGTTGATATTCCCATGAGCCTCTGTTCATgtatacattttgaaatgactTTCATGAACCTTGGGGTAACGGTAGACAACTGTCATGTGATGGCAATGCCACATTCTGCTGAGACATGAAAGGAAAATATCACTCAATTTAAAAAGTCTAATTGCTTTAGGATGACTGTAATGGTGAAGGTCTCTTGCCAAGCCAGAACGCTAAAGCAAGGGCTTAAGGGGTACATACATTTCCTTATATGTGATATCTATGAGGTTAACTAAACTTATGTCACTTAAATAACAGTGGACATCACCGAGGCCAATCCAAAACAGTTTCAAAGTTATCATAAACATTATTGACTACAAACATTATAGCTGCAGATTGAAAACCCTGCGATGAAGTAAATGCTCAAGTGTCTCAAGCTGCAGTTCAGAAAATGGCCACAAGAGGCAGACAATTCTTTAATTGAGTGATATTCTCCTTTAAAACAACACTCTGGTCAGATGTGGGacagataaacaaatacatcaaatcAATCTACAAGTAAGCTCTGTGCAAATACATAAATTACACAACAATAAActttttgacaaaaacaaatacaggaagacgtaataaaaataaacagataaataaataaatattcttcACTTTTGCCATTTCAAACAAGTAAACACAACTCAACTTAAAGGACcatatcagtgtttttacatgtttattcaTCCCTTTACTGAAACTTTCTCACAATAAAGTGCTTTTAATAGCTGTTTTCAAGCTTTCTCTCCTATCTCATGATCTTCCTTAGCAGATGGAGTTTGCCCAGTTGTTGGGCTGTAATCAAATGATTAAACTTCAACAGCTGGAGAAGATCATGtaatatgatgatgaaaaatgcgccagaacagctactaaatggaccttgcAGTAAGCTTGTATTTCTCAACTGCTGTTTTGTTTccaagataaaaaaataaattttgaaTGCCAACATGGACAAAAAGTGCCTTAAAGTGCTCAGAACAAATAACCATGACAACTGGGGAAAATGCATCTACAAACAAAGATCATGTGATACaactgaaagctccagaacgCCAACTAAATTAATTTTGGTCAAGAATGGATGTTTTACATTACAGCTAGCTAACAGAAACTTTAAAGTCTCCTCAGTTTgaaaatccatcacagtgaatatcattcatgcttttattgCTTTCAAAACTGAGTTGAATATAAtcttgaataaaataaaaaaagacatactgTTCCCAATAATGGATTATCTATCACAAGTCACAACTAGCCGTTGCTGTCTGTATGgtagaaaatacattaaaaactcTAAAACACAATAGAAAGTTTTGCATTACATTGATTTCACATGTGCAAAAACATTGGAATGGTCCTTTAAATATCACTACTGGAAAGGGCAGTCCCTCGGGATGTGCTTGGAAAACAGTTTCACGCTCGTGTCGGATCTTTTGTCCCAAACAGCATCAAGTCTTCAAAAGATAATACGAGATTGTAGAAATAATACGAAGGGGGAAATAAAAGTAGCAGTAAAATTGGATGTGATTGTGAGAGAAAATCTAttattaagaaataaataaaaagaaacaaaagacattTGCATTGTCTGTTGCAGATGTCTAAgctaaaatgtcaatatttaaCAAAGTTGAATAAATCTAATCTTCACAGTGTGCAATCAGGAACCAACTAGCTGTGGTTCAGTGTCAGGGCTTCGATCCCAGAGAGGATACCGTCATCTGTATTTATTGGTCCATTTTCCTTGctgggatttttttgttttttacattaaaggTTAAATATTTACAAGTAAACCATCAAATATATTGTATTGGCACTGATGACAGCCAGTAAACAGTAACTGAATCATCAATCACTAGATGTTGTATTCATGTCATAAGGAACAGGTGTTAGGACCTTTCTGTGTACTTTCATAAATCTACAGATGAAAATTgttaatttagttattttttagaGAGAGTTCAACCAATTAAGAAGTATTTACTGTCTTTCCCATGACACACATATGTCTGCTCCTGGTTTAAGGAAGTGTTTCACTCTTTGCTTTGACAAAACAGTTTGGTTCATTTTGAGAAACATGAtggattttcatttttaccCAGAGTCAAataagaagattgatatcaGTTTCACTTCTGTTCAGTCCAGTGTAGAGATAGGTTAGCGTAGTATAAAGACTGAAATCACAGGAAGATGTTAGCTTCTTTCTATCCTCTGAAAAAAAGGGACTCAGTGTTGGAAGgacaattaaatataaataaaaaaacatctacacaGCTTTCAGACTTTCCTCAGGCACACAAGGCAAACAGAACACAAGTAGACACCCCAGTACTTAAAAGGAAACATAAAATAGTCACAAAACTGTCCAATGCAAAAAGTCAGGTAACATTAGAAAAGATCTTCTTCATCCTGTTTCTCATCCGTTTCCTAAGTATTCACATCTTATTTCTTCCCTCAGATATCAGATTTATTTCCCTTCCCACATTTTCAGAAATAAGctcattcactttcttgccagGAAGTGAAGATTGATGCTAAGGTAAgctgactggctgctggctgtagttTCCCATTCACTGTCCAACATGAGAGCTGTATCAaacttctcatttaactctcagtaagaaaggaaataagtgtatttcccaaaatgttaagaattctttaaacatatatatttccTCTTGCATCCCTTATCCTCCATCTTTGTAGTTCATAGATATCAAAAGACTATAATATACTTTAGTATAATTTTTTGTGAGGCCCTTTCTGGCGTTTCTATGTAGTGAAAAAGTAATCAGTTTTCTCATGAGATTCTGGGTAAGAAAGgcaaagatgaaagaaaaatgcacattgttttggttccaaaataagaaaattgcacccaaatgtaaaaatgaagacTTTTAGTAAGTATTGAGTATGATATACCacttaaaatgtgatattatgAAATATCTACAGGGCTTAAcagtctaatgcaatccaatacaagaGCGCAGAGGTgttcaatattttttaagaCTTTGTCAGAGAGGTGTTGATTAAATTCTTTGTGGTTTGATTGGATTGTTTAATATAACCCATGAGCAGAGTATAAACACTTCCTGAACCATTTGGGGCCTCAGTTGATTCAGAAGACGAGCATCCATTCATGCTGAAGTGCATCTGAATGTGTTTGCGGTGTTgaatgtcagtgtcagtgtgagaGGAATCAAACTCTCAAACCTCATGTCCCTCTATCCACGTTTCaataagaaagaaacagagcCTCTTTCAGGCTGATGACAACCATGCAGTTTGGAAACTGTACAGGTTACTGAATGGACTTAGTTAAAAAAATGGACAGTACACCAAAAAC
The Scomber scombrus chromosome 24, fScoSco1.1, whole genome shotgun sequence genome window above contains:
- the pln gene encoding cardiac phospholamban is translated as MERVQHMAKSAVRRASMIEVNPQAKRNLQELFVNFTLILICLLLIYIIVLLSS